atacacattatatatatatatatatatatatatatatatatatatatatatatatatatatatatatatataatatatatgcgaatACCTAGGATATAGATTGTGACAGAATTATCATTCTggatttaaaataaaatccatTATCTCAATTTCGCTTTATTTGCGTAAATCTTACACATAAATACAACGCCGAAACACAGTTCCCTCCcaagtggctatatatatatatatatatatatataatatatatatatatatatatatatatatatatatatatgtatatatatatatatatatatatatatatatatatatatatatatgtatgtatgtatgcatgtatatatatcgcaTCTTgagacacccaaaaaaacaacaataattatagatcTTGGTCGGTTGTTTGTCGTGATGTCAACCTGAACCAAAGTGGACCTTGGCTGGAGTAGAGTCCTGTTAGCTGATATATTACACAAAAGTGAGTTCATATACTCGTAACCATTTGTGGCTTTCTGAACCCACTATACATCAGTTAAAGAGATACTTTTAAACCGAAAACATCAGCCCCGTGAAACAACCTTACCTCGGCAGGTGGGTAGCGCGAACTGCCGAGTAGGCCCATGCACCTGCCTGCGTTTACCTTCCTTTCGAACCTCTTAACGAAACCGAACTGACCTCTTTACAAatctatatttgatattttatgaaCTTTCGTAAAATACGTAAtactttgatacacacacacacacacacacacacacacacacatacacacacacacacacacacacacacacacacacacacacacacaacacaaacacacacacaaatatattatatatatatatatatatatatatatatatatatatatatatatacatatatatatatatatatatatatatatatatatatatgcacacacacatatatataactaaatattagTTCCAGATtgtgcgtatttttttcttcttcgttatttaATCTAAAACTTAGTGCGTAAGATCTCGCAAAATTGCGCTCGACATACGGTCGCAACAAATTACGGAAAACTGAACGTGCCTCAGTAGAGTCTCACTCCGTGGCTATCTTCTTGAGCGAGTTATTTGCTGGCGCTGAGCAGGCGAGCGAGAGGAGGCACCGCGGCCAAGATGGACACAGGGAGAATCGACCGTGATTATTCGTTACTGATATTTGTAGTTAACCACATTCACCGGCTTTCGGCTCGTGACACTTCACTGAACTAGGAGACTGTGTGCTTGGGACACTTCACTGAACTAGGAGACTGTGTGCTTGGGACACTTCACTGAACTAGGAGACTGTGTGCTTGGGACACTTCACTGAACTAGGAGACTGTGTGCTTGGGTCTGCTACAAACACGAGTTTTGACAGAGTTACTCAACTTATTCAACGGCAATGCTAAAGAAATACCTTGAATTTGATATATCTCCATTGAATATATTACAGattttttcgctgtttttttaGTACTGTCGCCGTGTTTGCTAACGATTATTACGATCAAATAGCTAGCTGGCATGCAATATTAGATATCCCGAAATATATGTAGAGAAACAGTTTTATAGTCCGAATAAAACTAAATGTTTTTCATAACATGTATTAAACATGCATTATAGATTGATAGCGTTTTTGTTAGATattgcgcaggcattttttacatgACAGTAAACTACAGCAACAATCGTGTTTCATTTAAAATCTGTTCCTTGTTAATCAGATTTCTcacaatatttcacacacaccacacacacacacacacacaaacacacacacacacacaacaccacaacacacacacacacacacacaacatacacccacacacacaacaacacaaacacacacacacaaacacacactcacacacatcacacacacacatcacacacacacacacaatcacacacacacatacacacacacacacacacgtgtgtgtgtgtgtgtgtgtttgagcgcgTGAGCGCATCTGTTTTTTTAATAGCCTTGCGCTGAATCCTACGTTGCAGATGGCGGTCCGGTCACAGTGTACCTGTCCATGATCATCAGCGGTATCAACGACATTGACGAGAGAGACATGGTGAGTCGAGCAAGAATTTCTCATATATTTCCAATAGTCGTATATATTCACTGACTGAGTCATCTGAAATATCAATGTATTTGCATATTCCTTTACTTATCagtttatttgataatatattattcaactggtttatctattcatatatctgttgACTTATTACGCGTTTACTAGTAATAATTCTACTCGAATGAGTGCTGGGAATCTCTCGCTATAAAATTTAAGGTGGactttatctataaaatataaaacaaaaataacactgaAACTACGGCTTGAGGACGCTTAAAGAATGATGTACATGCTGCCGTGATACGCATCGCATGTCTGATAATATCGTTATTGTGTTATATGGCTGTACAGTTGATGAAGAGGAAATAGTTTGTGCTTATACATTAGTTTCTCGCCGTTGTCGCACCTCTCTCCTTTCGTGCACATGCCATTACTGAGAAAACCTGCACTAATGGCTGTCTCTGCGTCTGAATGCGTACGTGTCCACTGCGCCTGAAGAAAGGGCCAATAAATGGACTTGTTGCTCGAGGCTTACAAGACTGCTGAAATATTCATTGGATCACTGAAGGCTCTCTATTCTTTTGAGCTTTCTGTGATTGTATgaatgtgtgcgttttttttaccTCGACACATTTTAAAGGGATATTTTTCTAAGTACTATAAGTGTCTTCAAAAAATGGTCTCTCGTTTAGCCGAGAGTCATAAgttaaacacgtacacacacattattatcattgttcttataatTTTCAGTAGATTCGTTGGTCCCATTTCATCacgaacattatcattaccattcttcttcttaGCATCAgttctttttacattatttccatTACAGTTACATCCCTTATTTTCCCCATTGCCGTAAAATAACCCTCTCGATACAAGATCCAAGCAGCCCTCGCATCACCTCAGACATGCTCCTCCTCCGATAGACTGTGGTGCTTGAGGTCTACTTTCGGCTCCTGTGGAAGGACCCGCGTCTCTCGTTCCCGGAGGACCTGTTCAACGACACGCAGGACAGCGTCCCCGTCTCCTACAGCATAATCGAGGACCTCAATCTCTGGAAGCCAGACCCGTACATCGAGAGGGTGCAGTGAGTTTTCGTGCACACGATCTCCTTATGTGaagtacgacacacacacacacacacgtttatatatatatatatatatatatatatatatatatatatatatatatatatataatatacaaaaaaaaaaaatatatatatatgcatataaatatatatatatatatatatactaatatatatataatatatatatatatatatatataatatatatatatatatatatataatatatatatatatgggtggatacttcatgctcagggtgatgtgaagcgatggtatggtagcctagatagtgttaagtgcttgcatgctttctcgcttgcagttgccaccgctggctagcctagtgcaaaaaacggagcagcttttgcataagccTCCCTTGCCAGTTctcagcctctccgtcatcgagacttctgcagtgcctcctcatggccactcATGGAAACTGGGCAACTTGCGGTCCTAAGCTAAACTGTGGGgcatctcggagcagcaggaggccccagaggtatggagccatggcccaccggtgtgtggacacgctctggctttgtaccaactcctgccccttagccaccctggggttaatgtgCGGCTCGGGGgaagtgggccttgccagcccacctccccccagataactcaccagcaaccaaaataaatggatatgctggggggaggggtgctgtcccttccacccagcaagcgaggcgggctgtgggtcccattgggagggcaaattctggggtgcaggatgggaatgagagttatttgtcccgcctgcaccccggcaggtggGACAAATAACAAgccatgaggcctgtggggcaaagccctagggaaccccacaggtggacgaGGGGCTGCCCCCCTTTATTTGGTGCAGTGTTggagggggtggcagaggtggcgtccacctggAGCGACTACCCGAAGGTTAACCTCAGGCAAATTATTATGCTTGGAATATCCGgttcttgtggcaggatgagcagttacagTTACTTTGCTATGGAATGAATTGGAGTGGTTAGGAGTTGAGGTAGCtactctctcggaggtgagaccTGGCAGTTACACAGTCAactagttgaggtaacaccggttgatgagtgtattatggcactgtgactgaagcatgcttttgacttcatgtctcttattgctgtgtgcgCTCCTACCGATGCTTAAAAACTCAGTGTGAAAGAGACATtggcattgttctgggcaacttcaatgtgGTACTTGACTGTGATTGAGCTGgttacgagatgtctgtcagtccccatggcttgggagctgatcccagcagcgagaacagcctccttctccaggactttgctaggtcccagagaataaggatttctggctcctggtatcagcactccaacctgcatcgctggacatggtatagcaatatgggtacaatggccaaggagatcgaccacattcttgttagcatttcatggaggatcctccagaattgcagggtttactggaatgccaagttctgtggcactgaccataggttggTAGTGGCTActctatgggtccacttcaaaactccctgtcctccagtggccattctagggtgtttcacttttgacagactgagggaggaggagtgagcccGTGGGcttgccatggcagtctctgatcgattcacagaacttgaaacctGACAGACAcagctgctctgtgggagtccttcaagcatgaaacactcgaaACAGTATACGAGTTCATTGGcatatgcctgagggcaaggcagaatttcatctccctggagacattggtgGCCACTGAAGTGTTGCATtgctcagctgaatggcagtcaggacttgtgtcgctctttggtgtgtagggctcggacactgctgagaaaggataaagaacagttcatcaggaatcttgctgaggaggttgaaggccattacttggtaaatgaccttcgctttgcctaccaagccctgaaaaactgaactctaagccctccttgcagatgactgcagtccattcAATGGATAGACCGATCACCTCAAATCATGTTGGGGCTCGTGAGTCTttcgagcagttgtaccaggtagaccctccaacagttggcttggatgcaagtggtatcacaatacctgtgccagacccatccatcagcgaggaacctcgtACCCTaattgaggttaggatggcgatttctctgctgaactgctaaaggctgggggtgaaccagcttgcatgcagtcttgactgccatctggtggactggtatcattccccctgaAATGGTCTGGAAAGGCAAatgggatcattgggactgtagcaactactggagcagtctggattcactcttaACAAGTCAACCTTAGACTGTATCCTAatacttcaagtaattgtggaacgctgtcgtgagttcggtcgtgggttgcttgcagcctacattgacctcaagaaagcgtttgacttggttcatcaagaatcgctatgggagattctgagacttaggggaattctgacagagtttattggcctaatagtaagcctatataaCGGTACTTAAAGTtctgtggtgggggcctgtcgaacttctttcctagtaattcaggggtgaggtaaggctgtgacttgcaccaacactttccaaaacctgcatggactggataatgggcagagctactatccaaagtcagtgtggagcaactctgggcaatatcaaggtctcagacttgactttgccaatgctgttgctatcctatctgagtccttggaatcactggtggtggctcttgatgcattaagcaatgaggtgaagctATGGATGGTCATTAACAGATGGAACCGGTTACCTCACCTCGCTCCACCCATATTTCCTGCAGCTGTTCCTACATTTGCCCTagctgcctcactattccttccacgccacgtgttcggtggacgctcacttcttgtgcccaaGGGTGACCCAACTTAGTTCATGCCCAGCACCTGACGTGGTAAGatcggtccagccttcgccctcagggcaggTTGGCCGGACACATGATCCCACACTCTTCCCGCTTTACCCTAAAACATCGACTCGTGTGTTCCCCTCATTGTGctgtactcttattaataaagagtcaagtcatcctacaactatcactacccctgctagccattgtactgaAGTATTgtccgagcaatatggcatatacacaaGCACGATTTCTGAAAGCcaattttaccaatagaccacgtggttccaagtccaatttagaaccatcaactcagcgagggcgtagatgacgattttatctgacctcgtctgacctcctAGTTCGTGCctagcgcccgacgtggtaaggtcggtccagccttcgcccttcGCCCTTGTACTGAGGGCTTATAGCCTTTTAcagaagcccttgggcctagaagtctccttgaccaagaccaagattcaggactttgggggcctgttaggagaacccgttcagtcgatccatgcttgtggtgaggacgttgaagtcacagagaactttacataccttggtagcgcagTCTGTATCTCTGGGcggtcagaccaagaagtcagtagatggactggtctggcagcaggagccatgaactagatcaacaagagcatttggagatggtacctatgcagaaggaccaagctatgtgtcttcaagtccttgatactgccagttttgctttatggaagtgaaacctagaCACTATCTAGTGGCTaagagtcttgtcttgatgccttttgcaacaacTCACTTCACCAgatcatgtgtccaaccgacagttGCACCGTGAGGCTgccataggacctgttacttgcataaaccaGAATAGCCAGGTCAGGCTATAGAGGCACCTAGCTAGTTTCCCTGTGGATGAGCCTTCATAATCAGGTCTCTTTTTGAGAcaatcctgagagagagagagagaaggagagagagagaggagagagagagagaggagagagagagagagagaagagagagagagagagagagagagagggagagagagagagagaggagagaggagagcagaagagaagagaggcaaagaggagagagagagagagagagaagagagagagagaagagagagagagagagagagagagagagagagagagagagagagagagatggcaggggaagagagggaggagagagagagagagagagagaagagagagatagaggaagaagagaggagaggcgagagagagagggagaggggaagagagaagaggagagagagagagagaagagagaagagagaggggaaagagagagagagaggggagagagagagaaaaagagagagggcagagagagaagagagagaagagagagagaggagagagagagaagagagagagaagagagagagagagaggagagagaggagagagagagaagagagagagagagggagcgagagaaaaaaaggagagaggagagagagagagagagaggaggggggagacgagtgggggagagagaagagagagaggagaagggaagagagagggggcaaaaaaaaacacacacaacacaccacacagaggagaggagagagagagagagagagagagagagagagagagagaagaggagagagagaggagagagagagaggagagagaggggagaggagagagaggaggggagagagagagaagagacgagagagaaagaaagaaaaaagagagagagagagagagagagagagagagagagagagagagagagagagagattgattgataacatttatttacagaacagtgtacatgccctggggccgcggtggccgaatggttagagcagcggactcaagactgtcacgacggcaatctgagttcgagggttcgagtcacaggccgacgcgttgttcccttgggcaaaggaacttcacctcgattgcctacctagccactgggtggccaagccagcccaagtcagtgctggtcccaaagcccggataaaatagagagaatgattacctaaaaggtaacaccggcactctccgtggaaaggaactggggaccctaccacgtactcactccaagagcatcacaacatgaaaactacaattaagtatcatgctgtgaccacggcggctcagacatgaacctaccgttaaaagaagaagtacatgccctgcaaaaagccagggtaagataccaaagtatctatccaactggctgtgcttctatttgtgtagagggctattagtcagaCATTAGTGTTATAttcatgcctgaagggctgtgctattatcactgtataaaaaacagaatttcggctggtaaaaaaacttttatatcactaatcatgtcaaagacaagtccagtgtctataataaagttaatataatcaacaggTGGTAATCTGatttgataatttgatgatttgATCTGataacgagcactagttctgacttcctgaatgcaacacacatcaacattttcggagtggaggtactgggagagagccgctttgcgtttctgtaaactgtttatgttccaggtaatacatttcaagagattacttggaggCACTGATTGCTTGACCACTTCCAAGGCCCACTACTGGGTGATGCTGCtgttgatcgaggaggaacgcaaacatcctttcctgaaagtgagattgttgggccatttgctgttgcataatgaacatcatctgctccatctgctgaagcagcatctgtagcagatccttaattttgccttggactcttgtttgtcctgctgcgctgagggctgagctgtaactgatgctgaagctggtacagcagatggcactagggtcggtactgcagctggtgtcgaagctggtgcagaaACTGATGCAGTATATGGTGctagggttggtgctgcagctggtgctgataCTTGAACTGACGGAGCTgtaactcctgttggtgctggtaatgtggccggtgccatggcttccgctgcaggggccaccactgttgaccttctcaggtgtgggaattcccccacatcatcaacgcgcggggctgggaggggctgttgtgggggggggggagggctgcctgTTTGTCATTAgtttttctgtcctttgggtagtaaATGCACAATGGAGAATTGGCATTGTGCTCTAGTCGGCAGTTCACGCATTtccgagggataatttttccTTCAGAAATCTTTTCTGTACATTTTGAGTGCAGTACCGGCATCGCGGCCCGTCTCGTAGACAAGCACGTGTTCCGTGGCCCATctttgagcagttagagcaaaacggggttagggatttgaagacggcacacctaaagggtgccatgccctcaaccattttgatacttttgggaattacctccccctcatatgttatgatgactctctgggtcatcattccattgATCTTCATGCGTCTCGCATGGATGATACGTTCGTTGTATAGAGTCATttctcctgtttcgatttcccttgggacatcgaaTACAATGACGTTAGTGCATTTCCCCTTACCAAAGACCTTGGCTTTTTCAAGCACTTCACCGCCTGCACCAATAGTTGTTATTTGGgcaagaatttgttcgttcttgcatCTGACATAAACACTATTTCTTCCAATTTTCAATTCAATTGATCCGCGTGTCTTATTGTACGGGTCCATTTTTAGAGAGACCCAGCGATACTTTTCCCCGTGTGTGCGAAGCTTTGTATCGTTCTTGAAGTGCGCGCACAAGTGTCCGGGAGGAGTAACTTCCACAGAGGCAGAGAGCTgcctttttgctttcttcttcatcctcaccGGGGCCCCACAAATATCCTCCCCAGTGAGGACATCGTATCTCCCCtcagtttccattttttggttcgtCGTCAGCGTCCCATCAGTGGTCGTGGTCATTCCCCGACCGCGGAGGGGCCGACCTGAGtgcctgtcctttgaaaataaacagttacacatACGGGACGCCTACGGTGCCCCGCAGCACATCTGGGAGCATGCTGTAGGagctttcgcttttaattttaatgtttgttctttcTATCACTTCAGAAGTTGTTATTATGTGACCATTATCACACACTGGATCAATACACAACTGACAGGTCTGTGAGTTCTTGATTGTCAAACCCTCTAGGGCCAGGTCACAAgctaggacgagagagagaatgagagagacgagagaggaggagagagagaggagaagagagagagaagaagagagagatgagaagagagagaggagaagagagagagagaaagagagagagagaaaagagagagagagagagagagagagaagagagagaagagagagagagaagagaggaaagaaagaagaagagagagagagagagagaagagagagaggagagagagagagagagagagagagagagagagagagagagagagagagagagagagaaagagagagagagagagagagagaggaagaagagagagagatagagagagagagagagagagagagagagagagagagagagagagatgaagagagaaagagagagagagagatgaaaagagaaagagagagagatgaaaagagaaagggagagagcagatAAGACactgacccccttccccccgcagCCGCATGAGCTCTGCGACTCTCATCCAGCCATTCGGAGGCGTTCAGCTGATGCGCGACGGCAGGGTCTTCTGGGGCCAAATGTAAGTCAAGGCAATCCGTTCCTTTTggctagaaaaaaagggggaaaatccttGCACACATTGATTTTCGCCCATCAATCTGCAATGACATGATTAAAACCGAAACTTCTTATTCTTTAGCGGTGATAAACGAGTCTCTTTCAGGTTCGTGATTAAGCTCGGCTGCCCCATGTTCTTCCACGACTTCCCTTTCGACGTTCAAGTCTGCAAGATCGAGATGGCGAGCTGTGAGTCCTTGTCCGTGGACGCGCCCTTGCATGCAGGCTCTCTTAGGCGACCCTAAATCTTAACCTTTGAAGATCTGTATGTGATGTTAGACAGCTTATTATTACcctttactgtcattatcattattatcattattattatctttttgtcattatcattattgccatcatgattattatcaatatcatcattatcattagtattattattataattaatgctattgttattatcattactattatcattttgagcaatatcattattttcattagtgttatcattatcactatcactatcatcctctCATGATCACCATTCTCATTATTGGTACCATTTCATGATTACCTAAGCATCATACTCACCACGCTTCCCTCCACCATGGGCCTCCCCGACATTCCCCGTGCGCAAGATTTCCACAGCACCCTCGACATGTCCTTCGCTTGGTATGGGGACGGGATCTCAGCCTCTCCCAACATCCAGAAACTCCTCGGGAATTACGAGTTCGCTTTCGTCCAAGAGAACGTCACTTCCTGCAGTACTGCCGGCTACGTGTTGGGTAAGTGCTCGAGCTGTTCTTACCCGCTCGCCAAACTGTTTATCGTTTGTCCATTTTAAGATGCTATTCGCTTGATTTCCTTAACGCTGATGATATTTTTATGGAGAGAGAAATCTCCGGCTAATACTTGATAAAAAAGGATCTGCTGAGTTCCACCTCCCAGGGAAATACCCTTGCCTTCGCTCCAAGATGACGTTCAAGCGCCGCTACCGCAACTATCTGCTGGGCGTGTacattccttcttctctcttcgtgGTGGTGTCGTGGGCGTCGTTCTTCTGGCCAGCGGAGGCCATCCCCGCCCGCACCGTGCTGCTCATCACTGCCCTGCTGACCACCATCTCTCTGTACGCCGGCGTCCAGTAAGTCCATACAACGGTCTATTTGTTAGCGCGCTGTACCTGATTTGCTTTATCTAAGATATCAACCAAACTGTGATCAACTTCACAAACTTGCAAACAAATAATCCAAGGACTGTTCCTCTGGGTCTGCTTTAATCGGGATGTCTGAGTAACTTGGAAAAGTGATGCAACTTCGTCTACGTTCAAGAGGAACTCGCAATGCCATACcaaagattatcatcatcatgtcttATCGCGGCAAAACTGTATCTGCTGTAGGGGAGcatcattttcttccttcagATATTTGGTCGGAGCAAACAGGACCCATTTGGCATGCCTGGAGACGTGGATTTCTCCACGCAGACAGTCAGGACTGGTGTTGAGTCTCCATTTATGAAGGTTGTCTTTGTTTGTTCCTACTTTTTCCCTTGCTCCATTTCAAGTTACCCACTCTCTCCTGATGAAGTTAAAACCTAGGGTCTCGTCTAAACTTGGAGGGGCCTCACTGTGTTGCCTCCACACTCCTGCCATCGAGTGCCTCTGCGCCACGAAGCTTTTACGGGACTTTAGTCTGCTCCTCACATCTTGATGTCATGGAGTGAGCCTAGGATCATCCAGCTGTTTGTGCCGCTCAGTTTTTGTGATGGTTTCACGTCGGAAAATGTGGTGGTGGATAATCTGACACGACTTATTCAGCTCTGGGTCAACTGCGTGGGCGTGGTACGACTTTGCCCACACAGCCGTCTGCCTCATGGTTTTAGGGTCAGCTCCCCACCATGTAGTGGCAAGTTTGCTGATGAGATTGTTACGTGGTATAAGTTTTCCTTTCCGTTTATTGACATGCTCTCTGAAGGAAAGAGTTCTGTCGAGAGTGACACTAAGGTAGACTGGGAAAGGATGGTGTTCCAACTCATTGTTATTCCACCTTATTCTAAGCTTTCTACTAGCTTGGTGGTTGTTTAGGTGGAAAGATCTCGGG
The Penaeus monodon isolate SGIC_2016 chromosome 9, NSTDA_Pmon_1, whole genome shotgun sequence DNA segment above includes these coding regions:
- the LOC119576552 gene encoding glutamate-gated chloride channel alpha-like, whose amino-acid sequence is MSSATLIQPFGGVQLMRDGRVFWGQMFVIKLGCPMFFHDFPFDVQVCKIEMASYFHSTLDMSFAWYGDGISASPNIQKLLGNYEFAFVQENVTSCSTAGYVLGKYPCLRSKMTFKRRYRNYLLGVYIPSSLFVVVSWASFFWPAEAIPARTVLLITALLTTISLYAGVQQMTPAANYTRAIDTWFFACIMAVAMALFQYAIILQIRNRQKLVASTRIKPMNSSDSTDARDYWVAMERKVELGAKILYVLAFLLFNLVYWVRYLV